In the Helianthus annuus cultivar XRQ/B chromosome 11, HanXRQr2.0-SUNRISE, whole genome shotgun sequence genome, one interval contains:
- the LOC110887686 gene encoding uncharacterized protein LOC110887686, whose translation MPSSGTGESDTTDPMPIVSDNRVSSEHEVHTSDTTSTDDDDFQPFALPDVVAEHADGPIAGDLPLAVIPAPVPLAAYPIVDMPLDVVVDDDVDLFDEDPLEDDFEGEAHIAASDLLLLADAPAEEAAIHSPVPDSFESVASAPSHAQGVQLYSHDTDPDRASSAAPAPSFAIDRDIDDDSDPVFPPGFDPDQEIEFIHLDQPMEDPVDPVDPMFADPADFEMEFDDPEPAVAPEPDDHAIDAHIDAPHNADIPADPVVAPFPDPVPVEPDHAPFATYIDPRYAHTRNGWIDDDDDYPPFVVPVTPASAPASAPIDAPLFPAHVTDAHRADLPITFLQDIPPPRPGEGSSRQPFGHAPLMTGGDQFVPPISHHAVVPHVAPFTEQQIAYLLRSHRAMEEDWLHMRRLFYSHFPPPPPPSA comes from the exons ATGCCTTCATCCGGCACCGGAGAGTCGGACACCACTGACCCCATGCCCATAGTATCGGACAACAGAgtgtcatcagagcacgaggtgcatacttCGGACACCACCAGCACGGATGAtgatgatttccagccatttgCGTTGCCCGACGTCGTTGCTGAGCACGCTGATGGCCCTATCGCCGGGGATTTAccgctcgcggtgatccctgcccctGTACCCCTTGCAGCGTACCCCATTGTTGACATGCCCCTTGACGTAGTCGTTGACGACGATGTCGACCTGTTTGATGAGGATCCACTAGAGGATGactttgagggcgaggcccacaTAGCTGCTAGTGATCTCTTACTACTTGCGGATGCCCCTGCAGAGGAGGCAGCCATCCATTCAcccgtcccagactcctttgagtctgtggcatctgcaccatcACATGCGCAGGGAGTGCAGCTCTATTCGCATGATACAGACCCTGATAGAGCATCATCCGCTGCACCTGCCCCTAGTTTTGCGATCGATCGCGACATTGATGATGATTCCGATCCCGTTttcccacctggttttgatccagaccaggaGATTGAGTTTATTCAcctagatcagcccatggaggaccctgttgacccTGTTGATCCCATGTTCGCTGATCccgctgattttgagatggagtttgacgATCCGGAGCCTGCTGTAGCCCCCGAGCCA GATGATCATGCTATTGATGCTCATATTGATGCCCCTCACAATGCTGAcattcctgctgatcctgttgTTGCCCCTTTTCCTGACCCAGTGCCTGTAGAGCCCGATCATGCACCCTTTGCAACCTATATTGACCCTCGATATGCGCACACCCgaaatgggtggatagacgatgatgatgactacCCGCCTTTTGTGGTACCTGTTACACCTGCTTCAGCACCTGCTTCAGCCCCTATTGATGCACCCTTATTTCCTGCACACGTCACTGATGCGCATCGCGCAGACCTGCCTATCACATTTCTCCAGGacatacctccaccacgtcctggggAGGGGTCATCTCGTCAGCCTTTTGGCCATGCACCTCTCATGACtggaggagatcagtttgtaccTCCGATTTCTCATCACGCTGTTGTTCCCCATGTTGCACCGTTTACT gagcagcagatagcatatctGTTGCGTTCTCATcgagctatggaggaggattggcttcacatgCGACGTTTGTTCTAttctcattttccccctcctccaccgccatcagcttag